The nucleotide window GAAACCGTCTGGGAAACAGTTGGGCCAGAGTGGTCCAGGCGCTCAACGATCCGGGCGCGCAACGGCGTAACGCCGTCCTCCTCAAGCTCATAGACGGTCTTAAGATACATCTCGGTGGTGTCAATTAGCTCACTCAATCTGGGTTCCCCTTACCTCTGCGCCGCATGCGCTGAGAGCCTGCGCCACACCCATCCCGACGGGCCCGTCAGGACGCGCCCAGGATAACGGCAGGACACAAGTAGAAAACGCGAAAACTCACGCCTTTCCGGATCCATCACCACTGACTGCGCCGCCCGGCCCTGACTGCACCGCGCGCGCGGCCCGCTCGCGCGGGCCGGTGGTGCGCAAAAAGGGACGCGAGGAGGAGTACGCCAGGTCCACATGCCAGCGCTTACGCGCCCACCAGCCCGCCACCACCGCCACCAGCAGCGCCGCCCAACCGCCCACCGCAATACCGTAACGCGGGCCCCAAAAATCACTGAGCCAACCGATCACCAGGGCACCCAACGGCGTCGCCCCCTGGAAAGCCAGCATGTACAGACTCATAACGCGGCCACGCATCTCCGGTTCCGTACTCAACTGGACCGTCTGGTTAGCGCTAGTCAGAAGCGTCAGAACAGCCAGGCCGGTGGGGATCGTCATCACGGCGAAGGTCCAGTAGGTGGGCATGAGTGACAACAACAGACTGGTCACCCCCAACAGCCCCGCCGCGACGATGACCGTGCGCACCCGCGGGTTCTTGCGCCGCGCCGCCACCAGCGCGCCCCACAGCGAACCCACCGCAAAGATCGAGGAGACCATGCCGTAAGCCTCAGACTGCAGGTCAAAGACACTGCGCACCATCGCCGCCATGGTCAATTGGTAATTGAGCGTCAACATAGAGATTACGAAGACAATCCCAATGATTATCAGCAGGTCCGTGCGGTGGCGGACGTAGGCCAGGCCCTCACGGATCTGCCCCTTAGCGCGCGGAACGCGGGGAACGCGGTATAGCTCCGCCACGCGCATCGCCGCCAAGGCCGCAGTGGGGAACAGGAAGGTCAAGGCGTTGACCAGGAACACCCAGCCCGGCCCCACCCAGGCGATCACCAAGCCAGCCGCCGCCGGACCGAGCAGGCGGGCCGCATTGAAAGAGGCCGAGTTCAAACCGACGGCATTAGTCAAGTTCTCCGGCGGCACCATGCGCGCCACAAAGATCTGCCGGGCTGGGGCGTCGTAGGCAGCTGCCGCACCCGTGAGGGCCGCAGCCAGATAGACGTGCCACAACTGGGCATGGCCCAGCAGGACATCCAGCGCCAGCACCGCAGAAACCACCCCCATAAAAGCCTGCGTAAACATGAGGAACCTGCGGGCATCCACGCGGTCAGCCACCAGGCCCGCGTGCACAGAAAGGAACACCGCCGGGAGAAACTGCATAGCCGTGGTCACGCCAGTGGCGGAAGCAGAGTCGTTCGTAAGGATCCTTAGCACCAGCCAGTCCTGGGCGACACGCTGCATCCAGGTGCCAGTGTTAGTGACAACAGCCGCGAAGAACCAGATGCGGTAGTTGCGGACGGCCAGTGACTCGAAGGTGTTCCTCAGCGCTCTCCCCACTCCCTGCCTCCTCATGGGCCGCGTCCAGGCCCTTCAGGACCATATACCTAGCGACGACATCATTGAAGGTGCCGCTGATCTCAATGAGGTGGTGCGAGGGCTGGGTGATCCCCTACCACGCCGCAGCCCGGCGGTGGGGCCTCCGTGAGGAGACCGCCAGCCACCGGGCCGGGGCGCCGACGTCGTCGGCAACAGGAAGCAGGCGGAAGACTGCCGTGATAGGGGTGTCAGCCGATACCCAGGATCGCTTTGATGGGCGTCAGCGTGAAGTAGATGACGAACAGCAACGAGGCCACCCACATGAGCGGGTGAACATCCTTGAACTTGCCGCGCGCCAGCTGGATCACCAGGTAGGACACGAAGCCCGCGCCAATGCCATTAGTGATCGAGTAGGAGAACGGCATCATGATGATCGTGATGAAGGCGGGTATAGCGACCTCTGGGGCCTTCCAGTCGATCTCCGTCACCTGGGTCATCATCAGAAAGCCCACCACCACCAGGGCCGGGGTGGCCGCCTCGTAAGGCACCATCGAGACCACCGGGGCAACAAACATGCTGGCCAAGAACAGCAGGCCCGTGACCACCGAGGCCAGGCCCGTACGCGCACCCTCACCAACACCCGCAGCAGACTCAATGTAAGAGGTATTGGAGGAGACGCCGCCCGCACCGCCAGCGATCGCCGCCAGGGAGTCAACCACCAGAATCTCGCGAGTCTTCGGCGGGTTACCAGCCTCATCCAGCAACTCACCCTCAGCGCCAATCGCCACCATCGTGCCCATCGTGTCAAAGAAGTCCGCCAGCAGCAGTGAGAACACCAGCAGGACCACAGAGACGATCCCGACCTTCTCAATGGAACCTAACAGGTTGAAGTGACCCAGGGTGGCTAGGCTCGGCAACTCCACCGGGGAGCCCTTGAGCGCAGGCACGGACAGGGACCAACCAGTCAGGTTGAGGTCGCCACGCTCCGGGTTGTCGTTGAAGGCGCCCAGGTGAGCGACGCCCTCGATCAGCGCCGCCAGGATGGTAGATGAGACGATGCCGATCAAGATCGCGCCTTTTACCTTGCGCACGTGCAACACCAGGATCAGGAACAAACCAAAGAAGAAGACAATCACCGGCCAGCCTTGCAAGCTGCCGCCTAGGCCCAGTTCCAGGGGCGTGCCGCCGGGGCGCACCACCTTCGCGTCCACCAGGCCGATCAGGGCGATGAACAGGCCGATGCCCACGGAGATCGCCGTCTTCAGATAGGCCGGGACAGCCCTGAACACGGCCTCACGGAAGCCCGTGAGGACCAGCAGCAGGATGATCACACCCTCGATGACGATCAGTCCCATGGCGTCGGCGTAGGTCATGCCCTGGGTGCCGACGATCGTGTAGGCGACCATCGCGTTGATGCCCAGGCCGGCGGCCAACGCCATCGGGAAGTTCGCGACAACACCCATGAGGATCGTCATGACTGCGGCGATGAAAGCGGTGCCAGCGGCGATCTGCTCCGTGGTGCCCAGCGGGGCGACACCATCGTGCGGCGTGGAGAGGATCAGCGGGTTGAGGACCAGGATGTACGCCATCGTGAAGAAGGTGACCAGGCCACCGCGGACTTCACGGGCAACGGTGGAGCCGCGCTCCGAGATATGGAAGAACCGGTCCAGGGCGGAGGTCGAGGCCTCGGCCGTGCTGGATGAGGAGCTGGGTGGGGAGGAGTTACTCACGTGGCCTGATCCTGGCAGATGGCCTGTGATACGCCGGAAACGCAGAGTGGGTGCGTGGGTCAGGCGGCTAGCGCTCAGCGAGTGGGGAGGGAAGCCTCCAGGTCAGCTAGGGCTTTGGCGGTGTCCACGTCATCCGGCTTGGTGACACGACGACGACGCTTACGCGGGGACTCCGCAGGCTCAGGGGCAGCGCCGTCGGCCACCGTCTCAGCATCACCCGCAGGCTCCTGGCCCCCCTGAGCCTCGATCACCTGGGTCTCCTCAGCAGGCGCGACACCCTTGGCGGCCTTGCCTTCCTTAACCACCTCTGCCTCAACGGCCTGCGCTTCAGCCTCCGCCGCCTCACCGGCCTGCTGTTCTGCAAGCGTCACGCCCTCACGCAAGGTCAGCCCATCCGTGGCCAGCTGCACCATCTCCGCCTCATCCAGGCGCGGCGGCGTCACCGGCCACTCCGGGCCCTGGTCCGGCAAGTCAGTTTCCGAGTGCGCCCCGCAGCCGTGGTCCAGGGAGACCACCGTGCCGTCGTCAGCCGCCCACTCGTTGGCGCAGACCCCAAAAACGTTGCGCATGAGCCCACTCAACGGCAGGAAAAAGCCGCAGGTTGAACAGGTGGCGTGGGCCTTGCGGACCCCCTCAGCATCTGGGCCGTGGTCGCCGTCGTACCAGCGCTGGGCGGCCCGCTGGATACCTTCAGCGCTCAGCACGCGAGGCCGCCCCAGGTCCAGAACATCCAGGGCGACAGCGTCGGCATCCTCCCCCGTAGCCTCCCAGCCGGGCTCCAGGCGCTCGTCGGTCTCCCGTCTGGGCAGGCGGTCGGAGCGGGTGACGTCTCCCGGCTGCAGGCGATCAGCCCAGGGCACCCAGGCGGGGGCCAGGAGGGCCTCCTCGCCTGGCAGCAACTCCATCTCACAGATCGTGGCGGTACGGCCACGCGGCGGGCGGGTCATGGTGACGGCCCAGCGCCAGCCGCGGTAGCCGGAAAGGTTGCACTCGAACAGATGTGTGACCAGGCGATTCTCACCAGCCTTGGAGGCGGCGAAGAGCCCCACGGACAGTGGCTCAGTGATCTCCCCTAGCGCCAGGCGTGCCATCTCGACGGCGGCGGCCGAGGTCAGGGTCTTATCCTTGGCGGCGGCCGCACGCTCAGCCGGGGTGGGCAGGGAGCCGGGACGGTCGATACCCGGGGTGCCTGTATCTGAGTTTGGCGTCTGCGTGGCGGTGTCAGTCACCCATCCAGTGTAAGGGGCGGCGACGGCGCGGCCTGCGCTCGGTGCAGGCTCACTGGGGGCTGACGGAGACAATGCGGTGCACCGCCACCGTCAGCTCGGTCTCCCGGGACAGGTCCGCCAGGCGCACCCGGCCCGCCTCCACCGCCAGCACCCGCACCCGCCGCTCCTGCATACCCCCGGCCGGGTCCGCTACCACCAGCCGCACCGGGGTGCGGGCAGCCAGTGCCTGGCGCAGCAGCGCCAGGGCGTGCACCGGGTCCGTGGCCGTCCCCGCCGGGGCCCCGCCGCGCTCCAGCTCAGCCTGCCCGGCCCGCAGCCGCCGCACGAAAGTACCCAGCTCACGGTCTCCTTGCACGCGGTGGCGGGCCTCCAGGAAGCTGCCGGGGCGGCTGGGCGGGGGTGCCTCACACCGTCGTCCCCCCGGGTTGCTGCCAGCTAACAGCACCTGCCCGGCTGCGTCCTCCAGCACCGGGGCCAGGCCGTTGGCGCGCAGCACCCGCAGCACTTGGCCGGGTGGGGCCGTGGCTGCGAGCACGCCAGGGGCCAGCTCCGTAAGCCCCAGCTCAGCTAGGCGGGTGTCCGTCAGTAGGCCTGCGGCGGTGGTTAGGTCCGCCACCTGCAGCACCGCCGCCACCGCCCGCACCCGCACCCCGCCGTGACGGCGCTCCACGTCCTGCACCAGCACCTCTAGGGTGCCGGGCAGCGGTGCGGGGCTGAAGTCCGCCAGTGCGGCCAGCAGGGAGCCGCCCGTGTGACCCTGGTCCAGGGCGGCACGCACAGAGTCGGGGGTGAAACGCACCGTCAGGGCCGGGTCGCGGGACTCCACCTTGCCCGCCAGCTCCAGCAGTGCGGCCAGCTCGGGGACGGGGCGTCCCGGCACCACCGCCGTCAGGTCCGACTGGACCAGCAGCAGTCCCACCGGGGTGGGCAGGTCCGCCGCCAGGGCCGCCTCCAGGGGGGCCAGCACGCCCTGGGGCAGGCTCATCGGCATCGCCGCAGGCAGCTGAGGCGCCAGCTCCGCGAGCGCCCGCCCACCGTGTGCGAGGGCGCCCGCCCCGGTCAGGCCCAGCAGCCGCGTCTCCGCCAACACCGCGCTCACCGTCCCCGGTGGGTAGGGGCGCCAGGGCCGCGCGAAGGTCAGGGCTGCCCGCGCCCAGGCGGGGTCCACCGCCGCGCCCTGCGGCACGGAGGCCAGCAGCTGCAGCAGGCGACGGCGCAGCGCCCCCGCCCAGGCCGCCTCCACAGCGTCATGCAGGGCCGGGCGCAAGGCGCCGTCATCGCTGCGGGAGCCGACCAGCCAGGGGGTGCGCAGGCTGCCCGCCCAGGCCGCCGACAGCACCGCCCAACGCTCTGGCATACTGGCCTGCGCCCAGTCTCGGGCCGCCG belongs to Actinomyces trachealis and includes:
- a CDS encoding DUF3027 domain-containing protein, with translation MTDTATQTPNSDTGTPGIDRPGSLPTPAERAAAAKDKTLTSAAAVEMARLALGEITEPLSVGLFAASKAGENRLVTHLFECNLSGYRGWRWAVTMTRPPRGRTATICEMELLPGEEALLAPAWVPWADRLQPGDVTRSDRLPRRETDERLEPGWEATGEDADAVALDVLDLGRPRVLSAEGIQRAAQRWYDGDHGPDAEGVRKAHATCSTCGFFLPLSGLMRNVFGVCANEWAADDGTVVSLDHGCGAHSETDLPDQGPEWPVTPPRLDEAEMVQLATDGLTLREGVTLAEQQAGEAAEAEAQAVEAEVVKEGKAAKGVAPAEETQVIEAQGGQEPAGDAETVADGAAPEPAESPRKRRRRVTKPDDVDTAKALADLEASLPTR
- a CDS encoding helicase-associated domain-containing protein — encoded protein: MSGLEPEAVVPPGAGGGAALPGGARSLPGQASARVVSTAGLAVHLAALPDAEVAALLRERPDLAAPVVSSFTALAARAGGRSSVEAVLARLDGPTLAVAQQVVADAQQIAPAAKTPDVAPQPTTTAQLSGHLGLETAAAAASLALLERLALLADGVPVTGLLEALAPAAGSPPRRFPVVPPATETLPRLPAEVVAAESARHAEETVRLVAALLVEWGREGGTILRSGGVGARVLTRTAQALGTDPPTTVTVIELAAAAGLLGLDREGGSWVPSAAARDWAQASMPERWAVLSAAWAGSLRTPWLVGSRSDDGALRPALHDAVEAAWAGALRRRLLQLLASVPQGAAVDPAWARAALTFARPWRPYPPGTVSAVLAETRLLGLTGAGALAHGGRALAELAPQLPAAMPMSLPQGVLAPLEAALAADLPTPVGLLLVQSDLTAVVPGRPVPELAALLELAGKVESRDPALTVRFTPDSVRAALDQGHTGGSLLAALADFSPAPLPGTLEVLVQDVERRHGGVRVRAVAAVLQVADLTTAAGLLTDTRLAELGLTELAPGVLAATAPPGQVLRVLRANGLAPVLEDAAGQVLLAGSNPGGRRCEAPPPSRPGSFLEARHRVQGDRELGTFVRRLRAGQAELERGGAPAGTATDPVHALALLRQALAARTPVRLVVADPAGGMQERRVRVLAVEAGRVRLADLSRETELTVAVHRIVSVSPQ
- a CDS encoding NCS2 family permease; translated protein: MSNSSPPSSSSSTAEASTSALDRFFHISERGSTVAREVRGGLVTFFTMAYILVLNPLILSTPHDGVAPLGTTEQIAAGTAFIAAVMTILMGVVANFPMALAAGLGINAMVAYTIVGTQGMTYADAMGLIVIEGVIILLLVLTGFREAVFRAVPAYLKTAISVGIGLFIALIGLVDAKVVRPGGTPLELGLGGSLQGWPVIVFFFGLFLILVLHVRKVKGAILIGIVSSTILAALIEGVAHLGAFNDNPERGDLNLTGWSLSVPALKGSPVELPSLATLGHFNLLGSIEKVGIVSVVLLVFSLLLADFFDTMGTMVAIGAEGELLDEAGNPPKTREILVVDSLAAIAGGAGGVSSNTSYIESAAGVGEGARTGLASVVTGLLFLASMFVAPVVSMVPYEAATPALVVVGFLMMTQVTEIDWKAPEVAIPAFITIIMMPFSYSITNGIGAGFVSYLVIQLARGKFKDVHPLMWVASLLFVIYFTLTPIKAILGIG
- a CDS encoding MFS transporter, which gives rise to MRRQGVGRALRNTFESLAVRNYRIWFFAAVVTNTGTWMQRVAQDWLVLRILTNDSASATGVTTAMQFLPAVFLSVHAGLVADRVDARRFLMFTQAFMGVVSAVLALDVLLGHAQLWHVYLAAALTGAAAAYDAPARQIFVARMVPPENLTNAVGLNSASFNAARLLGPAAAGLVIAWVGPGWVFLVNALTFLFPTAALAAMRVAELYRVPRVPRAKGQIREGLAYVRHRTDLLIIIGIVFVISMLTLNYQLTMAAMVRSVFDLQSEAYGMVSSIFAVGSLWGALVAARRKNPRVRTVIVAAGLLGVTSLLLSLMPTYWTFAVMTIPTGLAVLTLLTSANQTVQLSTEPEMRGRVMSLYMLAFQGATPLGALVIGWLSDFWGPRYGIAVGGWAALLVAVVAGWWARKRWHVDLAYSSSRPFLRTTGPRERAARAVQSGPGGAVSGDGSGKA